In Nitrospinota bacterium, the genomic stretch TTAAAATTGCAATTACGGGATTGTAAACTGGTCACGGCTTACAACGAATTTTGCCGACCCACAATTGCCCAAGCGGTGGAGGAATTGATTGAACATGGGATTATCAATATTGTTTTGTTGACCACCATGGTCACTCCGGGCGGTTCGCACGCGGAAAAGGAAATCCCTGAGGAAGTTCATAAGTTAAAAACCAAATACCCTTACATCAATATCAAATATGCATGGCCATTTAATTTGAATAAGGTGGCGGGAATGATGAAAGAACAGATAGAAGCGGTCCAAGTGTAAAATTTTAAAAAAGGAAATTGAAAAATGGACAAAACTCAAAAAGGTGTCGTTTTAATCGGTCATGGCGGAGTTCCGACA encodes the following:
- a CDS encoding CbiX/SirB N-terminal domain-containing protein, with the translated sequence MDKTQKGVVLIGHGGVPTDFPRDQFKKWMDLHKGRKADQSPSQVEQDLENTLRDWPRTPDNDPYQFGLESLASQLKLQLRDCKLVTAYNEFCRPTIAQAVEELIEHGIINIVLLTTMVTPGGSHAEKEIPEEVHKLKTKYPYINIKYAWPFNLNKVAGMMKEQIEAVQV